The Limibacillus halophilus genome has a window encoding:
- a CDS encoding MATE family efflux transporter: MKLSDDSRMWHKRILTLAVPIILSNISVPLLGAVDTAVMGHLPDPAYIGAVAVGGIIFSFLYWGFGFLRMGTTGFAAQAFGAKDSNELRATLARPILLATILGVAIVVLQVGIRPLAFTFMSASDQVEALAVVYFDIRIWGAPATLITYALLGWLLGIGNARAILLLQVVLNGLNIILNLLFVLGFGMTVDGVALATLISEYAALALGLVIAARALSAWPGNWNLKNLLNRKRQGALLRVNADIFLRTFCLQIAFFSFTSQSGKLGELQLAANAILLQMHTFMGYAVDGFAHAVEVLAGNAIGARSRAAFRSAIKTSTIWAAGFALFFTLLFAFTGKSIIALYTDIEPLRETAALYLPWVVALPLLSVWSYQLDGIFIGATRTGAMRNAMVLSLGIFILASWLLVPNYNNHGLWLALSLFMAGRAVTLGAFYPALVRSISERDQSTSEPASAGSG; this comes from the coding sequence ATGAAACTGAGCGACGACAGCAGAATGTGGCACAAGCGTATCCTGACGCTGGCTGTGCCGATCATTCTCTCCAACATCTCCGTACCCCTGTTGGGTGCGGTGGACACCGCCGTGATGGGTCATCTGCCGGATCCCGCCTACATCGGCGCCGTTGCGGTAGGCGGAATCATCTTCAGTTTCCTCTATTGGGGATTCGGGTTTCTTCGCATGGGAACAACGGGTTTTGCAGCCCAGGCTTTCGGCGCGAAAGACAGCAATGAGCTCCGCGCCACGCTGGCAAGACCTATCTTGCTGGCGACGATTCTAGGCGTTGCCATCGTCGTCTTGCAGGTTGGTATCCGTCCCTTGGCCTTCACATTTATGTCCGCATCGGACCAAGTTGAAGCGCTGGCCGTCGTTTATTTCGACATTCGTATCTGGGGTGCGCCTGCGACACTCATCACCTACGCCCTGCTTGGTTGGCTTCTGGGTATTGGGAACGCGCGGGCGATACTTCTGCTGCAGGTCGTCCTCAACGGCCTCAACATAATCCTCAATTTGCTGTTCGTGCTGGGTTTTGGCATGACTGTCGACGGCGTGGCGCTGGCGACCCTGATTTCCGAATACGCGGCTCTGGCGCTGGGTCTGGTCATCGCGGCGCGGGCATTAAGTGCCTGGCCTGGAAACTGGAACCTGAAAAACCTCCTGAACCGCAAGCGACAGGGGGCATTGCTGCGGGTCAATGCCGATATTTTCCTGCGCACCTTCTGTCTACAGATTGCCTTTTTCAGCTTTACCTCGCAGAGCGGCAAGCTTGGCGAACTGCAACTCGCCGCCAACGCCATCCTTCTGCAGATGCATACCTTCATGGGCTACGCGGTAGACGGCTTCGCTCATGCGGTCGAAGTGCTGGCCGGCAATGCTATCGGCGCAAGGTCACGCGCGGCATTCCGCAGCGCTATCAAGACATCGACTATCTGGGCGGCGGGCTTCGCGCTGTTCTTCACGCTCCTTTTCGCCTTTACCGGCAAGTCGATCATCGCGCTTTACACTGATATCGAGCCTCTGCGCGAAACAGCGGCCTTGTATCTGCCCTGGGTCGTGGCCCTGCCGTTACTGTCGGTTTGGTCATATCAATTGGACGGCATTTTCATTGGTGCGACGCGGACCGGCGCGATGCGTAATGCAATGGTCCTTTCGCTTGGTATATTTATCCTCGCATCGTGGTTGCTCGTGCCAAACTACAACAATCACGGCCTCTGGCTTGCACTATCGCTTTTCATGGCCGGACGGGCTGTTACCCTGGGTGCGTTCTATCCGGCGCTGGTGCGTTCGATAAGCGAGCGAGATCAATCAACGTCTGAGCCCGCCTCAGCTGGGAGTGGTTGA
- a CDS encoding NAD-dependent epimerase/dehydratase family protein, which yields MRVAVTGASGFVGEALIRDLLARGHDLACSYASRSPLAADARVSWHRIEELSGDSDWRSLVAGAGVAVHLAARAHRADQNQAGLRLQRQANVEASLALAHQAKAAGVARLVFVSSIGAGLERTPYQIAKREAEQKLAVLCRELSLELVVLRPPLVIGPQPPGNLATLMRWIDKGRPLPFASVQNARSFIARENLASAIAACLDHPSAAGRLFEVADTPPLSTPGLIKALARAMGKPARLFPMPPVLLGGVLMLLGRGEMAQSLLGNLTANPAEFRNTLGWRPTVSLEAAIEEMAQAKLE from the coding sequence ATGCGCGTGGCCGTTACAGGAGCCTCCGGGTTTGTCGGCGAAGCCCTGATCCGAGACCTGTTGGCGCGCGGACACGACCTCGCTTGCAGCTACGCCAGCCGTTCGCCCTTGGCCGCGGACGCACGCGTCTCTTGGCACCGCATCGAAGAACTCTCCGGCGATAGCGATTGGCGGTCTCTCGTAGCGGGCGCCGGGGTCGCGGTGCATCTAGCCGCCCGCGCCCATAGGGCAGATCAAAACCAAGCCGGACTTCGTCTGCAACGCCAAGCCAATGTCGAGGCAAGTTTGGCGCTAGCCCATCAAGCCAAGGCCGCTGGCGTGGCGCGCCTGGTATTTGTTTCCTCCATCGGCGCGGGTCTGGAGCGCACGCCCTACCAGATCGCCAAGCGAGAAGCCGAGCAGAAGTTAGCGGTGCTCTGTCGCGAGCTTTCCCTGGAACTGGTTGTACTGCGACCGCCTTTGGTCATTGGACCGCAGCCGCCCGGCAATCTGGCAACGCTGATGCGCTGGATCGACAAGGGGCGTCCTTTGCCCTTCGCCAGCGTTCAGAATGCCCGCAGCTTCATCGCCCGGGAAAATCTGGCCTCCGCGATCGCTGCCTGCCTCGATCACCCCAGCGCAGCCGGACGGCTCTTCGAGGTTGCGGACACCCCGCCCCTATCAACACCGGGGCTGATCAAGGCCCTGGCGCGGGCCATGGGCAAGCCTGCTCGGCTCTTTCCCATGCCGCCCGTGCTTCTGGGTGGCGTTCTTATGCTGCTGGGCCGCGGGGAGATGGCACAAAGTCTGTTGGGAAACCTGACTGCCAATCCGGCGGAGTTTCGCAACACTTTGGGCTGGAGGCCCACGGTATCTCTGGAAGCGGCGATCGAGGAAATGGCTCAGGCAAAGCTTGAGTAG
- the dusA gene encoding tRNA dihydrouridine(20/20a) synthase DusA, which translates to MRNQQTTIDRRLSVAPMMDWTDRHDRFFLRLLTKRTLLYTEMVTTGALLHGPRERLLAFDRAEHPVALQLGGCDPAELAEAAAMGEAAGYDEINLNVGCPSDRVQNGRFGACLMAEPTVVAAGVAAMRQAVKIPVSVKCRIGIDQMDDYGDLRAFVDIVSQEGGADCFIVHARKAWLKGLSPKENREVPPLIYGSVYRLKQERPDLIVVINGGIQSLEEASAHLDEGVDGVMIGRSAYQNPYIMAAADRAFFGDQAAVPERREIVVQLLPYIERQMSRGVPLKSITRHILGLYNGLPGARVWRRVLSEEAHKPGAGPEVVSRACEQVEELLARKAAA; encoded by the coding sequence GTGAGAAATCAACAGACTACAATAGATCGGCGGCTGAGCGTCGCGCCTATGATGGATTGGACGGATCGGCATGATCGTTTTTTCCTCAGGCTGCTGACGAAGCGCACGCTGCTCTATACCGAGATGGTGACGACCGGCGCCCTGTTGCACGGCCCGCGTGAGCGCCTGTTGGCCTTCGATAGGGCGGAGCATCCCGTGGCGTTGCAACTCGGCGGCTGCGATCCGGCTGAGCTGGCCGAGGCGGCGGCCATGGGCGAAGCCGCCGGTTACGACGAGATCAACCTTAACGTTGGTTGCCCCAGCGACCGCGTTCAGAACGGTCGTTTCGGTGCCTGCCTGATGGCCGAACCGACGGTCGTGGCGGCGGGTGTCGCGGCCATGCGCCAGGCGGTGAAAATCCCGGTTTCGGTTAAGTGCCGGATCGGTATCGACCAAATGGACGACTATGGGGACTTGCGCGCCTTCGTGGATATCGTCTCCCAGGAAGGCGGTGCGGACTGTTTCATCGTCCATGCACGCAAGGCCTGGCTAAAGGGCTTAAGCCCGAAGGAAAACCGCGAGGTGCCGCCTTTAATCTACGGCAGCGTCTACCGTTTGAAGCAGGAGCGCCCCGATCTGATTGTCGTGATCAACGGCGGTATTCAAAGTCTGGAGGAAGCGTCGGCGCATCTGGACGAAGGTGTGGACGGCGTGATGATCGGCCGGTCTGCCTATCAGAATCCCTACATCATGGCGGCGGCGGATCGAGCCTTCTTCGGCGACCAAGCCGCGGTGCCGGAGCGGCGGGAGATTGTTGTGCAACTCTTGCCCTACATCGAGCGACAGATGAGCCGCGGCGTGCCCTTGAAATCCATCACCCGGCATATTCTGGGGCTCTACAACGGTCTGCCCGGTGCGCGTGTCTGGCGGCGGGTCTTAAGCGAGGAAGCCCATAAGCCGGGCGCCGGGCCCGAAGTCGTGTCGCGCGCCTGCGAGCAGGTCGAAGAACTGCTGGCGCGTAAGGCGGCGGCCTGA
- a CDS encoding GFA family protein gives MERVTGGCLCGKVRIVASGPPYRVGLCHCLDCRKHHGALFHASAIFPQDAVTVEGETRDYAGRHFCPGCGSSVFARSGDEVEVNLGSLDAPDQLKPTYESWIVRRESWLPPFPIKKRYDRDRDNTGRSED, from the coding sequence ATGGAAAGAGTCACCGGCGGTTGCCTCTGCGGCAAGGTCCGAATTGTAGCGTCGGGCCCGCCTTATCGGGTCGGTCTTTGTCACTGCCTCGACTGCCGCAAACATCACGGAGCGCTGTTTCACGCCTCGGCCATCTTTCCTCAGGATGCGGTGACGGTCGAGGGCGAAACACGCGACTACGCCGGACGGCATTTCTGCCCCGGCTGTGGCTCCTCCGTTTTCGCGCGCAGCGGCGACGAGGTCGAGGTGAATTTGGGGTCGCTCGATGCCCCCGACCAATTGAAACCCACTTACGAAAGCTGGATCGTTCGTCGCGAGTCCTGGCTGCCGCCCTTTCCGATTAAAAAACGATACGACCGCGACCGTGACAACACCGGCCGCTCCGAGGACTAG
- a CDS encoding PLP-dependent cysteine synthase family protein has product MRAIGNTPLIKLNHLPGSDSADVFVKWEGANPTGSMKDRMALSMIEGAERRGDLKPGGCVVEYTGGSTGSSLAMVCATRGYKARFVSSNGFSEEKLQTMRAFGAEVEIIHADGGILTADVINRMIARAKDLADKPGTFWPDQVNNLDNKLGYHGMAREIISQIDGPIDEFVMAAGGGGCISGNAEILKDHNPKTRVIAIEPYHVRNISGGDTSGSHKLEGIGLSFVPSILRRDLIDHVVSVKDEDAYWGARSLARCEGLLGGITSGANIWTALQRARELGPGKKIVTVVIDTGLRYLNNDLYR; this is encoded by the coding sequence ATGCGGGCGATCGGGAACACGCCATTGATCAAGTTGAACCATTTGCCTGGTTCAGACAGCGCGGATGTATTTGTGAAATGGGAGGGGGCCAACCCGACCGGCAGCATGAAAGACAGAATGGCTCTGTCGATGATTGAAGGTGCAGAACGGCGTGGCGATCTGAAGCCAGGCGGATGCGTCGTCGAATACACCGGCGGCAGTACGGGTAGTTCCCTGGCGATGGTTTGCGCAACCCGTGGCTATAAGGCCCGTTTCGTGTCTTCAAACGGCTTTTCCGAAGAGAAGCTGCAAACCATGCGCGCCTTTGGTGCGGAGGTAGAAATCATTCACGCGGACGGGGGTATTCTGACCGCGGATGTGATCAATCGGATGATCGCCCGCGCCAAGGATCTGGCGGACAAGCCGGGCACGTTCTGGCCGGATCAGGTGAACAACCTGGACAATAAGCTGGGTTATCACGGTATGGCGCGTGAAATTATCTCGCAGATTGACGGTCCCATAGACGAGTTTGTCATGGCAGCGGGCGGCGGCGGCTGTATTTCCGGCAATGCGGAGATACTGAAGGACCACAACCCCAAAACGCGGGTCATCGCAATCGAACCTTATCATGTCCGCAATATATCGGGCGGTGACACCAGCGGGAGTCACAAGCTCGAAGGAATCGGGTTGTCGTTCGTACCGTCGATTCTGCGGCGCGATCTGATTGACCATGTTGTGTCCGTAAAAGATGAAGACGCCTATTGGGGCGCGCGTTCCTTGGCGCGGTGCGAAGGTCTGCTCGGTGGCATAACCTCAGGCGCCAACATCTGGACCGCCCTCCAGCGGGCCAGGGAACTGGGACCCGGAAAGAAGATTGTGACCGTGGTCATCGATACCGGCCTGCGATACTTGAACAACGACCTTTACAGGTGA
- a CDS encoding winged helix-turn-helix transcriptional regulator codes for MPHQHHDFRSRCSIARSLEILGDKWTLLVVRDLLWHGKHTFRDLQGSEERMPTNLLSERLKRLMEWGLVRREPYQDRPLRYCYYLTDKGIELEPILLQIMSWGHSHLGGGLYDPAQDKTVAEARF; via the coding sequence ATGCCGCATCAGCATCATGACTTTCGCTCGCGCTGCTCAATTGCCCGAAGTTTGGAAATTCTGGGCGATAAATGGACTTTATTGGTCGTGCGCGACCTGTTGTGGCACGGGAAGCACACTTTCCGGGATCTGCAAGGCAGCGAGGAGCGCATGCCAACCAACCTGCTATCAGAACGCCTGAAGCGACTGATGGAATGGGGATTGGTACGGCGCGAACCCTACCAGGATCGGCCGCTTCGCTATTGCTACTATTTGACCGACAAGGGGATCGAGTTGGAACCCATCCTCTTGCAGATCATGAGCTGGGGACATTCTCATCTGGGAGGCGGGCTTTATGATCCAGCTCAGGACAAGACCGTGGCTGAAGCGCGCTTCTAG
- a CDS encoding sulfotransferase domain-containing protein — MAKILWLASYPKSGNTWLRTIVDRLLSQGEALDLNLLPPSFNGATNSYIKDRKLPLAEGVQGAASAYWRDVQAFLVSEATRDRVFMKTHNIAARFGGVPFPDSEMTEGAIYVVRDPRDVAISYSYHFQCGLADAVAALCNPEKFITRKGEPGKAEMLGSWGLHVKSWTQQKRFPLLLLRYEDMHTNPAKSIATISRTLGFSHSMAEIARVVEETSFSSLKEAELRGGFKEAVREGGFFRKGRAKQWQEVEDQGVFAPITTTFGPLMEKLGYSR; from the coding sequence ATGGCGAAAATCCTTTGGTTGGCGAGTTATCCAAAGAGCGGAAACACTTGGTTGCGTACCATTGTCGACCGTTTGTTGTCGCAGGGCGAGGCGCTGGATTTGAATCTCTTGCCGCCGTCCTTCAACGGCGCGACGAACAGCTATATCAAGGACCGCAAGCTGCCGCTGGCCGAGGGTGTGCAGGGGGCAGCCAGCGCATACTGGCGCGATGTCCAGGCTTTCCTGGTTTCTGAGGCGACGCGGGACCGGGTCTTCATGAAGACCCATAACATCGCCGCGCGTTTTGGAGGCGTGCCTTTTCCGGACAGTGAGATGACCGAGGGGGCGATTTACGTCGTGCGCGATCCGCGCGACGTGGCGATTTCCTATTCCTATCATTTTCAATGCGGCCTGGCGGATGCCGTGGCAGCGCTCTGCAATCCCGAGAAGTTCATCACCAGGAAGGGCGAGCCGGGTAAGGCAGAGATGTTGGGCAGCTGGGGCCTGCATGTGAAGAGCTGGACCCAGCAAAAGCGCTTTCCATTGTTGCTGCTTCGCTACGAGGACATGCACACCAATCCGGCCAAGTCTATCGCGACGATTAGCCGGACGCTCGGGTTTTCCCATTCCATGGCCGAGATCGCACGGGTGGTCGAGGAAACCTCCTTCTCTTCCCTGAAGGAGGCCGAATTGCGTGGCGGCTTCAAGGAGGCCGTACGCGAGGGCGGGTTTTTCAGAAAGGGCCGCGCCAAGCAATGGCAGGAGGTTGAGGACCAGGGCGTCTTTGCGCCGATAACGACGACCTTCGGCCCCCTGATGGAAAAGCTAGGTTATTCGCGCTGA
- a CDS encoding copper chaperone PCu(A)C, giving the protein MFSFFAAVLLLAATQAMASDLSTNNAWSRVTMGAGHTGAVFLEITNQSQEPRRLVSAETSLAERAEVHSNEMVDGVMKMRRMEEIEIPAGETVTLEPGGLHVMLFGLTQALKEGEHFDVKLMFDDGAEVTATVMVMPIGHMGGAMDGHMGNHSGSSHTTN; this is encoded by the coding sequence ATGTTCAGCTTCTTTGCCGCCGTGCTCCTCCTTGCCGCCACGCAAGCCATGGCAAGTGATCTCTCCACCAACAACGCCTGGTCGCGGGTCACCATGGGTGCCGGACATACAGGAGCCGTCTTTTTGGAGATCACCAACCAGAGCCAGGAGCCGCGACGTCTGGTCTCGGCGGAAACGAGCCTTGCCGAGCGCGCAGAGGTGCACAGCAATGAAATGGTCGACGGCGTCATGAAAATGCGCCGCATGGAGGAAATCGAGATTCCAGCGGGCGAAACCGTGACCCTGGAGCCTGGTGGCCTGCATGTCATGCTTTTCGGGCTGACCCAGGCGCTTAAGGAAGGTGAGCACTTTGATGTCAAGCTGATGTTCGACGACGGCGCGGAGGTCACGGCGACCGTGATGGTCATGCCGATTGGCCACATGGGTGGCGCTATGGACGGCCATATGGGCAACCACTCCGGCTCCAGCCACACGACCAACTGA
- the hpnE gene encoding hydroxysqualene dehydroxylase HpnE, whose translation MSRVHVIGCGLAGLSAAVRLAAAGLKPLLYEQSGHAGGRCRSYRDPALECLLDNGNHLLLSANREVLAYLDLLDARRGLRENLPARFPFVDLADTRRWALNLESGRLKGALGICKALPGVRPRDLSALLRFLFVREGAVVTDLVSSNHALYRPLIEPLTLAVMNGPPEAVSASLLARVLRQTLFKGAAACRPLLPAEGLGPALVEPALAFLAQRNIQPLYHHRLKDIGLSAGGVDHLEFAAGRSDLKPGEAVVLAIPPWGCDALQERFLPQVETKAIVNLHYRLPKSVDHKTLEPFLGVLGGRIQWIFRRGDVVSVTISDGERWMADAPETLAQMLWPEVAAALQLGEIDTPPFRVIKERRATPLQSPAAAGRRRASRTAFSNLFIAGDWCDTGYPATIESAVLSGRLAAAAILSR comes from the coding sequence ATGAGCAGGGTACATGTCATCGGTTGCGGATTGGCCGGATTGAGCGCGGCGGTTCGACTGGCGGCGGCGGGCCTGAAGCCTCTGCTTTACGAGCAATCCGGTCACGCCGGCGGGCGCTGTCGGAGCTATCGGGATCCAGCCCTCGAATGCCTTCTGGATAACGGTAACCATCTGCTGCTCAGTGCCAACCGCGAGGTCCTGGCTTATCTCGATCTTCTGGATGCAAGACGCGGGCTGCGCGAGAATTTGCCGGCGCGCTTTCCCTTCGTCGATCTTGCCGACACGCGCCGTTGGGCCCTGAATTTGGAATCCGGCCGGCTGAAAGGCGCCCTGGGCATTTGCAAAGCCTTGCCCGGCGTGCGCCCGCGCGACCTGTCGGCGCTGCTGCGATTTCTGTTTGTCCGCGAGGGGGCGGTGGTGACGGACCTCGTGTCATCCAACCACGCACTGTATCGCCCTTTGATCGAACCCTTGACCCTGGCTGTGATGAACGGCCCGCCGGAGGCGGTGTCGGCAAGCCTTCTCGCTCGGGTACTGCGACAAACCTTGTTCAAGGGCGCAGCCGCCTGTCGCCCGCTACTGCCCGCCGAGGGCCTCGGCCCGGCGCTGGTCGAGCCGGCCCTGGCGTTTCTGGCGCAAAGAAACATTCAGCCGCTTTATCATCATCGATTAAAGGATATCGGCCTGTCGGCCGGAGGCGTCGATCATCTCGAGTTTGCCGCCGGGCGCAGTGATTTGAAGCCGGGGGAGGCTGTCGTCCTGGCCATTCCGCCCTGGGGCTGCGATGCGTTGCAGGAACGCTTCCTCCCTCAAGTGGAAACCAAGGCCATCGTCAATCTGCATTACCGATTGCCCAAGTCGGTCGATCACAAGACCCTGGAGCCCTTCCTGGGTGTTCTGGGCGGTAGGATTCAGTGGATTTTCAGGCGCGGCGATGTGGTTAGCGTAACGATCAGCGATGGCGAGCGCTGGATGGCGGATGCACCGGAGACACTGGCCCAAATGCTATGGCCCGAAGTGGCAGCGGCCTTGCAACTGGGCGAGATCGATACGCCGCCTTTCCGGGTCATCAAGGAACGCCGCGCAACTCCCTTGCAAAGTCCGGCTGCGGCAGGGCGCCGTCGCGCAAGTCGCACGGCGTTCTCCAACCTGTTTATCGCCGGCGATTGGTGCGATACCGGTTATCCAGCCACGATCGAGAGCGCCGTCTTGTCTGGCCGTCTGGCGGCAGCGGCAATCCTGTCTAGGTGA
- the hpnD gene encoding presqualene diphosphate synthase HpnD — MMDAAAAEREALRIVRDSGSSFFWGMRLVSAPRRRGMYALYAFSRAVDDVADGDGPVKERLAGLDAWREEIETLYAGRPQTLIGKALQGPIAEFDLPKAEFLALIEGMASDLATPVCAPPWQDLAQYCRRVAGSIGVLTLRILGFPATADDRLAIALGEALQLTNILRDLAEDARRGRLYLPAEILAEAGIESSLPDAVLRDPKLALACGRVARHAEADFAEARSEIQRRGSRSLLAPRIMLAFYARLLVKLSNQGWRPHEPVRLSAPEKLWLVCRELLRR, encoded by the coding sequence ATGATGGACGCGGCGGCAGCGGAGAGGGAAGCACTGCGAATCGTGCGCGATTCCGGCAGTTCCTTTTTCTGGGGCATGCGCCTTGTCTCGGCCCCGCGCAGGCGCGGCATGTATGCGCTTTACGCCTTCAGCCGGGCCGTTGACGATGTGGCCGACGGCGACGGTCCTGTAAAGGAGCGTTTGGCGGGTTTGGACGCCTGGCGCGAGGAGATCGAAACGCTTTATGCGGGACGCCCACAGACACTGATTGGCAAGGCCTTGCAGGGTCCGATTGCGGAGTTTGATCTGCCGAAAGCGGAGTTTCTGGCCCTGATCGAGGGCATGGCGTCGGACCTGGCGACGCCGGTTTGCGCGCCTCCCTGGCAGGATCTCGCGCAGTACTGCCGCCGGGTCGCCGGCTCGATCGGTGTGCTGACCCTGCGTATCTTGGGTTTTCCGGCGACGGCGGATGACCGCTTGGCCATCGCGCTTGGCGAAGCCCTGCAACTCACCAACATCTTGCGGGATTTGGCCGAGGATGCGCGTCGGGGAAGACTCTATCTGCCTGCCGAAATTCTGGCCGAGGCCGGGATCGAATCATCCCTTCCTGATGCGGTCCTGCGCGACCCCAAACTGGCGTTGGCTTGCGGTCGGGTGGCCAGGCACGCCGAAGCGGACTTTGCCGAAGCGCGCAGCGAGATTCAGCGGCGCGGCAGCCGCTCCTTGTTGGCGCCACGGATCATGCTAGCGTTCTATGCCCGCTTGCTGGTCAAGCTGTCGAACCAAGGCTGGCGGCCACATGAACCTGTGCGCCTTTCCGCTCCAGAGAAGCTATGGCTTGTTTGCCGGGAACTGCTGCGGCGATGA
- a CDS encoding squalene/phytoene synthase family protein, which produces MKQREPNEPLQGKTASQENFPVASRLLARDKRDTVLAYYAFARAADDVADAPDIPAERKLADLAAFEKGLLEGTGPIQPALALRRELMNRALPLDLAGQLLTAFRQDAEGVEIATWSDLRAYCRHSANPVGRFLLALHGEDAALEAQSDALCSGLQILNHLQDCKSDWQALTRCYLPGNWMAECGCDIGDLEAEASSPGLRQVLDRCLDETGRLLSKSAPLARCIKDRRLAFQAATTQALAVKLLLRLRKRDPLARSIRLSRFDFLVAALSGFIAAMGPRRETT; this is translated from the coding sequence ATGAAACAGCGGGAACCCAATGAACCACTCCAGGGTAAGACAGCGTCACAGGAGAACTTCCCAGTGGCGTCGCGCCTGTTGGCGCGCGACAAGCGCGACACGGTGTTGGCTTACTACGCTTTCGCCCGCGCAGCCGACGATGTGGCTGATGCGCCAGACATCCCGGCCGAGCGCAAGCTTGCTGATCTCGCTGCCTTCGAGAAAGGATTGTTGGAAGGAACGGGACCGATTCAGCCTGCACTCGCACTCCGGAGAGAACTGATGAACCGGGCGTTGCCGCTCGATCTCGCCGGTCAGTTGCTGACTGCCTTTCGTCAAGATGCGGAGGGTGTGGAGATCGCAACCTGGAGTGATCTGCGAGCCTACTGCCGACACTCAGCGAATCCGGTGGGCCGCTTTCTGCTTGCGCTTCACGGCGAGGATGCAGCGCTTGAAGCGCAGAGTGATGCGCTTTGCAGCGGGCTGCAGATCCTCAACCATTTGCAAGATTGCAAGTCGGACTGGCAAGCCCTTACCCGCTGTTATCTACCGGGGAATTGGATGGCCGAATGCGGCTGCGATATCGGGGACCTGGAAGCAGAAGCCAGTTCACCGGGATTGCGCCAAGTGTTGGACCGTTGTCTTGATGAAACGGGGCGACTGCTGTCCAAATCAGCGCCGCTCGCTCGCTGTATTAAAGACCGGCGCCTGGCTTTTCAGGCGGCCACCACACAAGCCCTTGCCGTAAAATTGCTGTTACGCCTGCGCAAGCGCGATCCTTTGGCCCGGTCGATCCGGCTGTCCCGGTTCGATTTCCTGGTTGCGGCCCTATCCGGCTTCATTGCCGCAATGGGTCCGCGAAGGGAGACGACATGA
- a CDS encoding HD family hydrolase translates to MAVRRESKTAPRAWQRMLSGRRLDLLDPTPLDVEIEDIALGLSRVARWNGQTVGDWSFSVAQHSLLVEEVVSRLRPQAPNKWLLAALLHDASEYVVGDLISPFKAAVGFDYKAFENRLMEAIHIRFGLPPQLSKEAQRVIKRADHVAAYLEATQLAGFGDKEARKFFGQPGSHVQDLRLAPLKPDQARARFLKRFRALTPS, encoded by the coding sequence GTGGCGGTTCGTCGTGAAAGCAAAACCGCTCCCCGGGCATGGCAGCGAATGTTGTCGGGTCGCCGTCTTGACCTACTTGACCCAACCCCGCTGGATGTCGAGATCGAGGACATAGCGCTGGGTCTCTCTCGTGTCGCCCGCTGGAACGGACAGACCGTGGGAGATTGGTCTTTTTCGGTCGCACAGCACAGTCTGTTGGTAGAGGAAGTTGTCTCACGCCTGCGCCCTCAGGCACCCAATAAGTGGTTGCTGGCGGCTCTACTGCACGATGCATCGGAGTATGTCGTCGGCGACTTGATCTCGCCCTTCAAGGCGGCGGTCGGTTTCGACTACAAGGCCTTCGAGAACCGCCTGATGGAGGCGATTCATATTCGCTTCGGGCTGCCGCCGCAATTGAGCAAGGAGGCTCAGCGGGTGATCAAGCGCGCCGATCACGTCGCGGCCTACCTGGAAGCCACACAGCTTGCCGGGTTCGGCGATAAGGAGGCACGGAAGTTTTTTGGGCAGCCGGGAAGCCACGTGCAGGACCTTCGTCTTGCTCCTTTGAAACCGGATCAGGCGCGGGCCCGGTTCCTCAAGCGCTTCAGAGCGCTTACACCATCCTGA